A section of the Citrus sinensis cultivar Valencia sweet orange chromosome 8, DVS_A1.0, whole genome shotgun sequence genome encodes:
- the LOC102620040 gene encoding putative pectinesterase 11, which produces MGSVTMKNYSQNVSILFVASTIVFASITATCGSTATIPKDFSTAVLIRVEKYGRGDFRTIQEAIDSVPDNNSELVFISVAPGIYREKIIVPANKPFITISGTKASRTKITWSDGGSILDSATLTVLASHFVARSLTIQNTYGSYGKAVALRVSADRAAFYGCRILSYQHTLLDDTGNHYYSKCYIEGATDFISGNANSLFERCLIHSLSTWGGAITAQKRVSSEENTGFTFLDCKISGVGKAVLGRPWGPYSRVVYALTYMSDVILPQGWNDLNDHAKQKKLYYGEYRCSGPGADRSKRVAWSNSLSDVEASMFLSKDLTGGGAWLRNAALKFKDDFTTNDANTKGNR; this is translated from the exons ATGGGTTCTGTTACAATGAAGAATTATAGTCAAAATGTTAGCATTCTGTTTGTTGCATCAACAATTGTTTTTGCTTCAATCACGGCTACCTGCGGCTCCACTGCTACAATTCCCAAAGATTTCTCCACTGCTGTTCTCATTAGAGTTGAAAAATACGGCAGAGGAGATTTTAGGACCATACAAGAAGCCATTGATTCTGTACCAGATAATAACTCAGAATTGGTTTTCATTTCGGTTGCCCCAGGAATTTACAG AGAAAAGATTATTGTGCCTGCTAATAAGCCCTTCATAACAATCAGTGGCACAAAGGCATCTCGCACCAAAATAACATGGAGTGATGGTGGCTCCATCCTTGATTCTGCAACTCTCACTGTGTTGGCTTCTCATTTTGTTGCGCGATCTCTAACGATTCAG AACACATATGGATCATACGGCAAAGCAGTTGCGCTAAGAGTCTCTGCAGATAGAGCTGCATTTTACGGCTGCAGGATTCTGTCTTACCAACATACACTGCTAGATGACACTGGAAATCATTATTATAGCAAATGCTACATCGAAGGAGCCACGGATTTCATCAGCGGAAATGCTAACTCCCTCTTTGAA AGATGCCTTATACATTCTCTTTCCACGTGGGGCGGAGCTATAACTGCTCAGAAAAGAGTGTCATCAGAGGAAAACACTGGATTCACTTTCTTGGATTGCAAGATTTCCGGCGTTGGTAAGGCAGTGCTTGGAAGGCCCTGGGGTCCTTATTCTAGGGTTGTGTATGCCCTGACTTACATGTCCGATGTGATACTGCCCCAAGGATGGAATGATCTGAACGACCATGCCAAGCAGAA AAAGTTGTACTACGGTGAATACAGGTGTTCGGGTCCGGGAGCTGATAGATCAAAAAGGGTTGCTTGGTCAAACAGCTTATCAGATGTTGAAGCATCTATGTTCTTGTCCAAGGACTTGACTGGTGGGGGGGCTTGGCTTAGAAATGCAGCTCTCAAATTCAAGGATGATTTCACAACTAATGATGCAAACACTAAAGGGAATAGATAG